In the genome of Doryrhamphus excisus isolate RoL2022-K1 chromosome 11, RoL_Dexc_1.0, whole genome shotgun sequence, the window aaaagcgctatacaaataaaatgtattattattattattatcttccaGGCCCTGTTGTGTGGGTCTGCAACTTTGATGAATTAGGGGGACATTTGGAAAAATGgatcattaaaaatacaaaatgtatacatcaaataataatatactatataaatattattttgcaaTACAATCTGGCCTCCACAGTGTCTGCTGAGAAAAATTGTGGCCCTTGGACAAATGTATTTGATGACCCTTGCCTTGCAGTACCTGGACTTTCTGCCTGTTATAGTTTTGCTCTGACGCCCTCTGCTGGCGTCCAATCTCCAAACACCTCTAAATGGCTTGGATGCAATACGAAAATAACAACTTTAGCAACTACTGCATATGTAGAAATAtaaacagaaatataaacactCACTAGTGGCATGTCATCGTATGATCGTATCGAGGCCAGCCGATCTgtaaaataagatatttttaaaaatagtgttTATATACAAGTCACCGGACACTCCATTATCTACATAATGATACAATATATCTCACCCATGGGCTTCCCACGCAGGTCCTCCAGTCTTTCGTGGATAATTGAGATTTGTCTTTGCAGCTGCAGGTTGAGTTCAGTCTGAGTTTCATATCTGGTCTTCCACTCGTTGTCTGATGCACAAACAACACATGAAGATGACACAACAGAATGGTCAtttccagaaccagaaccagaacccgCTCACCTTCCCCGTccacgccgtgcagcctgtcctGCAGCTCCCTCATGGTGCAGCTCAAGTCCCGCACAGACTCCTCCAACATGTCTCTGATTCAAGTTGGGGTTTTTTTCGTTTTGGTTTGTCgcagagaaaaagtgtttcaaaacACGAATTTGGACACAAATCAGTTCCGATGATTAAAAACTcactttatttctttttcctGCTCCAGTTCGATCCGGAGGCGCGTCATGTCGTATTTACAGGAGTCTTTGTTCATGTTTGTCCAATAAAATATCGCTCACTGAAGAAAGTTTGTAGCACCTGGTTTCTATAGATACAACCACTTCCGGTTAAGAAGACGAGCAGTAAGGCTAATTTggcaccagagggcgctgtaaGACTTTAGACTGGAGGTTGCCCGGAAGTGTTGATATCGCTATATTTGTAATGTTGCTTGTTACAAACTGAAGGTCACAATTAGATTTCATGTATTATTGGCTGACAAATTAAGGAAGATGTTGTAGTCTGAAAAAAACAATCCTAGGTCTGGTCTTTTATGGTGTTCTACAACAGACTACTGGGTGTGTACTTTGCCACAGCTAGCTACATCCCAGCGCAGTAGCATAATGGTTACATCATCTTGCTACTTCCGTCTCTGCCACATTTTGGTTTCTGCTGCTTTTGTCCTGTCAAGAacacatgtacagtagatgTTCGTTGGGGTTCCAGTAATACCTTTAATGCTTTAGCTTCCACTTCATATCAAGCTGTGCTTCATCTGACATCCCAAGCAGCCGCTTGAttctttctgtgtttttttgttaactGCCTGACACTTAATCGGCCTGTTGGGGCTTCAAGCGGTCCGGCAGCAGAACCTCAACAGTGAAACTGATTCTCTTGGCCTGGAAGATGCTGTAAGTGTTGTCGAATCGCAGCACATCTGAGAAGGTCAAAGTTGGTGCGTGTTAGTTAAGGTATGTTAATGAGGTCATAGCCAGGGAGGACTCACACACGCCAGGTCGTTCGCAGGTAAGCGAGCCGTCCTCAGGCACTAAGTGAGCGTTGTAGCGCTGGCTGGGCAGCACTTCATCCATCTGAGCCGCTTTCTGCCATTCGCCCTTTTTTGTCTTCATAAACACCCCAAAACCGATGTCTGCACCCTCGCTGGAAAACTGCCACCTGGCcaacaaaatgtatatatattttttacatgtttctGTAATTGAAAAAACAAACTACATCTCCTTTGGCTTATTCATCCAGCTCCGCTGGGAGGCGTACAGggggcatcctgaccagatgcccgagaCCGGATGATGATGCTTCCCACCATACAGATAATTAATCTCGGCTGCTTGCACCCACGATCTTGTCCTTTTAGTTACTACGTCAAAACACATCTAGAATCTGAAATTAGCTCAAAAATGGGAGTGTAGAAACTGATATGATGTGACAACTGGTTgacacatcacagcatatcatagcaaaaagctacagtaaacctcggatatatcggactcggatatatcggaaattcgctcacaacggacagataaaaaagaaccgatttttctgtaatgcattttcaataaaaatccattgcatatatcggattttttataacggatttcgcctatttcggacaaaatctccagtcccgttccaatgcatttccattaaatttccctcgcatatatcggatagccgaatcgtgacaggccgctatacgacgtcatttgcagcgtttgcagcgttgccaggtacattggaaacatagtcaaggaagtgcctttttataacgaataaaatccgatttacgcatataccggatataaatccgatatatgcgtaaaacggacattttccagtatgaTCTTCGTGGCAATGCTAGTCAttatacaggtggtccttggtTTGAGGGGTTCCATGTTCCATGATCATTTCGAGGTTATGTATGTGTGGTGCGCCACGCTATGCtcaatattgttttaatattctTTCAGTTGCTGAACTCTTGCAGCCATACACATCCATTGCACACGGACATTGTAGggatgatggaggaggtggtTGATCAGCAGTCTTTTCATAGCCAAAACAAACAGACTCCTGGtcaccaaaccaaaccaaaatcaGCAAATTCAGCTGTCCTACAACATCAATGGTAATAACTTAACGGTGTAGTGATCTTATTTGGATGGAAATGGTGCTTTAgtggcttttattttattattactgtttaATTTCTTTCATGTATTTAGTGTTTTATGACTGTATTTTATtcccttcatgtgttctgtgtcaGTGTGGGTGACTTCAGAGTTAATTTAGCTATAAATGAGGTATAAAATGCAACTTCCAACAAGACTCGTCATACACAGTCTAGGAACTTTGATTTAAGAGGGGGTTCCACcccggattggtcgccagccaatcacagggcacattaacCTAAAATTCATGGATGTGGAATGTGAGAGATTCAAACTCTCCATCTCCTGACTCGGCGGACAACATGCTACCCagcggtgggcaaactgcggcccaccAAAAAACTTAATCTGGCCCACAGGGGATTGGCAAATTCCTTTATTTTTACCTTTAACATGGAAAGAGTGGCCACAATATGCTCAAAAACGCCATCCAAACAATGCACATGATGCACAAAGTGACCTACCATACTGCACCATATGACATACAATATCTTGCCATAAAAAACAtcctaaaatacataaaatatatataatatataaaatacccATATACCTTGTAGGACTCTCTCTCTTTtacattttgctgtgtttgtcGCATTTTGACTTGAGTGGAAATATGTTAGGAAGTCGTCATAGAAGTAAATGAGGCTGCGTGAacatattgtttttcatttttcattcatattccTTTTGCAACTGGGCTGcccggcatgccttgcgggcatttggaaataacagctttatattatgtgtttattgCTTGGTTGTTGATTTATGTGGTGCATTAACTTGCTATGGAGGGGCTGTGTTTCCATTTCGTTGCACTGTGAGTAGGTTTTGTCTTCTGTTTGATGCCACCTACATATAGACGCCCCTCTCCCGCACCAAAgtctgcccacccctgtgcAAACCACTAACCAACCATGCGAGTTACTGAGCCCTattttaataaacaatacaatatgAACATTAGAAACAACAAAGACGTCCAATTGTAGTTTCAATTGTGAAGTCTGACCTGAGGACACATCCCGGGAAGAGGATTTCGTAATCCAGTTGTCGGGTTGACCCTCGGTTGACAGTCAAACACTGATCATACTCCACTGAGACATGATCCCGAACATAGTAGGAGGTGGGAACTGGGCCGACGTGGTTTATCTGGAAAAAGATGACAAATATTAGTCGATGTCGGCATAAAAGAAATGGTTCCATTTGGATTCTTTTGGACAGGACGttgaaagaaaaagagaaaggTTTACTTACAGCAAGTGTGAAGAAACCATCAAATGAATGAtacatttcttttctttatttgttttatttaacaaCGTATGACAATGTTCCACAAACAAGTTGAGGTGTGGGCAGTGTGACCCAGAGTAGCAACTGTCAGGACAGTAGATCGGTTTTAAGTGGCTTTAGTTGCATCCATTAAAAGAGTATTTATTTCTAACACATGATTGCTAATGTTGACGATTTGGTGCTTTCTTTATTTTGTACTCCATATACAACACATGCAAGTAACATAACACCTAATAACACAGCTACAGTAAGTGTAAAAGttacattacaaaataaaaaaaaataaaaaaagaaagccctCCAACTGGACCACATGTGGACTTTGTGGTCTTCCGCCCCTCACTTGTCCTGGGCCCAATTATTTATCTACAGAGACAGCGACAGACCAGCATTAGTGACTTGACCCCGACAACAGTCTGCTAGAGCAAAAGCGGCTCTGGACCATTACAGCTGCTAGTGCATAGCGACTAGTGGCCATCTCGGGTACTACGCATTTTCCACCGCAGCAGGAAATGTCTCCTTTTGTGGTTAACACTGCAATTTCCTCTCAACTGTGTGCAAACCCAGCAAGATCCATTTCTGCTCTAACTGCTTACTTTGCTCATGCTAAATAAAACACGATTAATATagattaaaatgaatatttcatcatgattaatctcATTAATCTGTTATTCATGAGACAGCACTAATAATTCTATATAATACAGACAGATTGTCAGTGAAGCAAACCTACAAGGATGCAAACTAGAGTGAGGAGGTTCTGCTCGGAAGCAAGCGTGTTGTCATCGAATGACCTACGACCCTAACAATGCTCAACAACTCACCCTGGTCCGACAGCGCGGGTCTCCATCGGGATCCGTCAGTTTCCCACCATAGATGACGGGCAGCTCATCCGCGTCGATGTATTTCAGTAGCACCTGTTGCCAGTCGCCTGTGgaatagtggtgggcaaaaccgttcatttcagtcaaccggatcattccggttcattcagtaaaaagatccgttcatttcagtcaattggtcgttagcctgtgatctccccctgtgcatagacccggtcagccgtgtcgagtcagtccgttcactcatgttcacgttcgttccgactcaacagttgatgactagtggtgtgtcggtcatgaacgaacgggtcaaaagaactacttctttttgtgaacggaatgaacgaggtcaccgacagtgtcggtcaatctctcaaAGCGAGGTGCGActataggataagacaggcaaggacgcagatagtcccgccctgcaaaagcaactatgaactgactctccagccaatcaaaaaaaagcatttgcaactgaacggactgaatcGGTATCTTAGGGgcagtgacctcgttcattccgttcacaaaaaagaactagttcttttgacccattcgttcatgacCAACACACTGCTACTGTggaaccaaacacacacacactttacctTTCAAATGATATACCATCAGATGTGTCAAGTCATTCCCTATTGATCCAAAATGCTTGAGGCAGAAGAGCTCAAACCTTTACCACAACATGCTTTTACTGCTTTACACTGTTTTACATCAAAGATAGAACACTATTGATTTTAAACCATGTGACTTACTGCCAAGGATGCAGATTTTCTGCCGCGTGTTCTCGCAAAGGAAGTGTTTGACAAGGTTGTAGGCCACTGGGAAGAGTTTGGGCgctgcagggggaaaaaaaaaaacaactgttgaATCGATGACGAACTCCTCTCTCCTTCTCATGATTTACCTTTAATGACAAACAGCCTCTTCAGGCCTTCTGGGTAGTTGTCTTCAAACATCTGGAGGATCTGAAGACACAAGAATACTCCAAAAGCCACTTTGACAAAGCACCCTGTCTTTAATACCATCAATGGCCACTTTGCTCTTCTAGtagtggaacacatttatagcagcacacacgagcacaagtcttatatatggcttattttctcttattactctcttttctactatattggctaatgctGCTGTAAACAAGGGATAGTGTACATCAAGAAGCCCAAGTGGGGCAGTGGCACACCAAATCTAGCAGATGGAGCAATGCTACCATCTTCAGGACTGGAGTGAAACTACATCGTGTGCTATATTGTGGAATATTAGATAAAACATTTGTATTGGATGTCATGAggatgtgtgggtgtgtgtaccTCTCCATATGTTTCAATAGCAGGCTTCCACAAGTGCTTCAAGCCCAGACCCTCAACGTCGTAAATCATTGTGATGGACTCCACGTTCTTCCCCAGCTAGAGGGCACAACAACACAGACCGGGTCAGTCACATCCCTTGATGCCACATTGTGAGTGGTGCTAACCTTCTGCGACTGGACAGTGCACTCCCTCTGCAGCATCTCACAGTCTCGTATCTTAGACTTGATGAAGTCCTGCTTGGAGGCAGAGAGGAAGAGGCCTTTGGGGTCCACGGGTCCGATGACATCATACCAGATGGGACTGCCCTCGCGGTCGTAGCCACACATTCCTCCAGAGAGATACTTCTCGATGACCTGCAGCCATCATGGAGAAGGTCCAACTAatcacacatacagtacgttAACTGTCACCACAAAGTTGTTCTTATCTTGTCACCTCGGGGGGTCGCCAGTCGCTGATGATTGTGTCCACTTTCATTTGTTTCCTGAAGTCCAAGTGCTGTAAGGAGAATAAGCACATTTTTTCCAGTGAGGTTTACatacataaatgaatataaaggAAATTAATATAAGCTGTAGAGGGAAtttcaacaaaacaacataaacaacccaCCATGGAGCCAACAAATGTTGCAAGTGCCAACAATTTAATATAGAAGGTGGAAAAACACTTATAGATAGAAGATAGAATGCAAACTACAAAGATGGTGTTTACGGTACTCGGGTCAAGTCAGCATAATGGGAATGGGACGGTAATGGGACAGTGCCAATGGGCCCTACAGCCCCCTTCATTATGGATTTGAGTAGcccaatgcaataaacaatttaTTTCCACGATATGTTGAACTTTGAACACatctggacacttcattaggtacacctgcatcaGCTAATGATATCCAAAGCaataaaacatgacaaataaCATTGATTTCTGATTGACACAGCCCATTATTAGgtaatt includes:
- the LOC131137948 gene encoding SEC14-like protein 2; translated protein: MSGRLGDLSPKQADALHQFRERIQDVLSQLPAQHDHFLLRWLRARNFNVQKSEAMLRKHLDFRKQMKVDTIISDWRPPEVIEKYLSGGMCGYDREGSPIWYDVIGPVDPKGLFLSASKQDFIKSKIRDCEMLQRECTVQSQKLGKNVESITMIYDVEGLGLKHLWKPAIETYGEILQMFEDNYPEGLKRLFVIKAPKLFPVAYNLVKHFLCENTRQKICILGSDWQQVLLKYIDADELPVIYGGKLTDPDGDPRCRTRINHVGPVPTSYYVRDHVSVEYDQCLTVNRGSTRQLDYEILFPGCVLRWQFSSEGADIGFGVFMKTKKGEWQKAAQMDEVLPSQRYNAHLVPEDGSLTCERPGVYVLRFDNTYSIFQAKRISFTVEVLLPDRLKPQQAD